CCTCTTACAGCCATACTCCTTATGGCATCCGCAACCTCAATGTGATCCGTAAGCTTTAGCCAAACCTCCTTATCTGGAAGATCTCTTTGATCCAACAAAAGCAGATAATCACCCTTCCAATAAAAAGCCTTCACTTCCATAACTCTTCTCCATACCTTTCTTCAAGTTCCAGCTCCAACAAAAAGAGATACTTTAAAAATACGTAAAAGAACGTTGAGAAAGCAACAGAAAGTCCTCGCACTCCATCAAGGAAGCCAAGCTTCAGAAAATAAACCTTAAAAGCATCCCAAAGTGGGTTAATCAGTAGGTTATACAGTTTAAAGTCTTTTCCCTCTCTTTTCATGCTCCTTGCCATGATTTTTGCATACTCTATGGATTTGATATAGTGATGATGGAGGCTCTTAAAAGAGTAGTGATTGAGGTATCCCTTTAGCTTTCCCGCTTTGCCAGAGTAAATGGCTCTTTCGTGAAGTTCCCCCTCAAAGCGTACTGCTTCTTTTTTAAAGAGTCTTACCCTCCATTCGGGTTGCCAAGCGTGGGACAAAAACCTCCCTAAATAGTAAGTTCTCCTGTTTAGCATGTACACTTGGTACTCTTGGGAGGCTATTGCCCGTTTTATTGATGATCTTAGATCTTGAGTCAGCTCTTCGTCCGCATCCAGAACAAGTACCCACTCACCTTGACACAAGCTTAGTCCGTAATTGAGCTGTTTGGAGTAACCTTCCCATTCCTTAAAAAACACCTTAGCGCCAAGCTCTTTTGCCAACACTACCGTGTTGTCCTTTGAACCCGAATCCAGTACTATTATTTCATCAGCTATAGGTTGAGCGCTCTTTATCGCTCTTTGTATGTTTTTTTCCTCGTTCCTTGCACGGATAAGAACGGAGAGCATTTATTCAAAGACCTCCAAAAATATCTCTCTCATCTCCCTCATTCTAAGCTTGAGATCCTCAAGAAACTCGTCTCTATCCATGCTTAAGGAGTTTGCGATCTTTGTAATATCCTGCGCGCTGAGAACGGATGTTCCCCTTTCTTTGGAGAGTCTAAGTCTTGTCTCTACAAGTCTCAAAAACATGTAATGTTCGTAAGCCTTTTTGAGAATGGGGTGCTTCTCCACTAACTTCTCGTAAGCCTTTATCATAGAAGGTTCTCTCATCCTTTCAAGAATTATAAAGTACTGTGCCAGAAACTCGCCGTCAATTATACCGCCTGGAGCGAACTTCAGGTCTATAGTCTCAGCACCTTTTTTAGCTTGCGCCTCAAGGGCAGATCTGATGGTCTTTATATCCTCTTTTTGTTCTTTCCCCATAGGCTTATCAAAGAGAAAATTCTCAAGAATAAGCTCAAAGTGGTCGTAAAGATCTTGATCTCCAGCTATATATCTACATCTGGTCCATGCGAGTCTCTCCCAGGTTCTGGCATACTTTGAAAAATACTCTTTGTAAAAGTCTAAAGAAGGTATGAGTTGCCCCTTTGTCCCCATGGGTCTAAGCCTGAAATCTACATCGTAAAGGTAACCTTCCCTTGTGTGAGTAGTTAAGAACCTTATGAAGTTTTGTACGAGGCTTACCCTCTCATCTCTGTGATCCCTTCCTACAAAGACGAGATCAAGATCCGAGCCTATGCTAAGCTCTGAACTTCCATACTTTCCCAAAGCTATTAGTGTCATATTTTCTCTAAACAGATCCAGCTTTTCCCACAGCTTTTTCATAATGAAGTCTGCAAGATCTGTGAGGCTTTTGAAGAAGTCTTTCAGCTTTGCGTATTTATCATCTTTTTTAGCGAGGTAAACGAGGCTTATTCTTACCTCCCAAACCTTTTTGAATCTTCTGAAGGTGTTTTCAAGGCTCAGTTTGAGCGTACTTTCGTATTTTTCAAATTCCTCTTGAAGGAGGCTCTCTTCCGGAAAATCCTGATAAAGAGTCAAAAGGTCCTCAACGAGATCAGGATTTCTGCTCACAAGTGTAGAAAGATAGGAAGAGAGGGAAAAGACTTTACAAAGTATTTTTATAACGTCCTCCTTTGATGGACTTAGAATTACCTTTCTTCCCGTTGGATTAGAAAAGAATTTGTCAAAGTTATTGAGTGTCTCGTCCGGATCCGGTGAAGCCGACATATACGAAACTATTTTGGGTAGCATTTCAAGGAGTTTTTTTCTTTCGTAATTGGAAAGGTTTATACCCTCCCTGCCGTGTACATAACTGAGGAGTATGTTGTAAGTCCTTACTGGATTTTTAAAACCAAGTTTAGAGAGGATCTCTTTAGCATGCACGAAATCTTCTGTCAGTATAGCTTGTTGTATAGGTTCGGGTTCTTTCTCTTCGCCTGAAGGTATCACGCTTTTGAAGATGTTACTTACACCTTTTGTGTAAATGCCGATCTTTTTTTCAAATTCTTCAGGTTCGTATCCCATCATTTTGGCTATTATAGGGATATCTTCTTTTGTAAGTTTCTGCGTTTGTATGCACCTGTAGGTTTGAACTCTATGCTCTATCTTTCTCAAAAACTCGTAAGCTTCCTCAAGAAACTTAGCTTCTTCATTGGAAAATACGCCTTTCTGATTCAATCTCCATATGGCTTTAAAGGTGTTGCTCTCTCTCAGAAAAGGGAACTTTCCGCCAAGCAAAAGTACTAAAGATTGAACGGCAAACTCAAGCTCTCTTATTCCTCCCTCGCAAAGCTTTATATTCACAGCTTCATATGTCTGCCTTTTTGCTTGTGCCAAGATCTGAGCCTTTATAAATTGAACCTCCTCTATGATCTTGTAATCAACGGATCTCTTAAAAACGAAAGGTATCCTGACATCCCTTTCAAAACTCTGATAGAGATCTTCATCACCTGCTGAAAACCTTGCCCGCAGAAGCGCAAATCTTTCCCATATCCTTCCATAAGACTCGTAATAAAGCTCCGCACTTCTCAAAGACATACTTATGGGTCCCGATCTTCCAAAGGGTCTAAGATCCAGATCCACCTCGTAGGGTTTCCCTTCAGGTGTAACATTGCTCATTAGAGTAAAAACCTTTTGAAATACTTTGGAAAAAAACTCGTTCAGGCTTAGCTTTCCCGCAAAACCCTTATCCGAAGAGTGCAGAAACATTATATCTATATCCGAGTAGTAATTGAGTTCAAAGCTTCCAAGCTTACCCAGGGCTACCACACATCCGGTTGCCTCTCTATTGTTTTCTTCAATAGGCTTTCCATAAAACTCGCTAAATTCTCTGAAGGCTCTTTCATAAGCAAGCTCAAGCATGGCATCAGGGAGGTGAGAGTACTCTACAAGAAGATCCTCAAGTTTTGCCGTTTTTAGTATCTCCTTGGAAAGTATCCTCATAAGTTCCCTGTGTCTGTAGTAGGCAAGCCTCTTTGAAAACTCATCTTCTGGTAGGCTATCGGTAATGAGTTCTCTCAATTCTTTCAGGTAGTCTTCTTTCCTCTTGGTCACATACCAGAGTCCGGGTATAGTGTTTTGAAAGTCCTCAGGATGATTTATGAGGAACTTTCTTATGCAGTCTGAGTGATCAAGCAGTTCAAGGAGTAAGGTAAACCTCCTTTGATTGAGGTAATTTATCAAAGTTTGAGGATTTCTGTGTCTTTTCAAAAGTTCTTCTAAGCTTTCTTTTGCCCTTTGTGGATTCACAAGCCTACGCTCAGCAAGTTGCCACCACTCAACAGGAAACATACTCTCTTATATCCTTCTTGGAAATAGAAGGAGCTTTTCTTTAAGGGTGTAGGAGCTAAAGGTGTACGGCTCTATGTTCTTGACCACTTTCCCCAAGCTCATATTTTTAACTACAGTTTCCATCTTCTCAGGCATAAAGGGTTGTAAAAGGTAGGCAAGGACAAAAAGACCATCCGTTAGATTGTAGAGGATACTTCTGAGTTTTCCCTCATCAGATTTGGCTAAACTCCAAGGTGCTTTCTCATCCACATACTTGTTTAAAAAACTGGAAAGCTTCAGCACAGCCTCAAGAGCGTTATAGAAATCTAAATTCTTCATTCTTTGTTCGTAATCTCTTATGACTTCCCTGCAAAAAACTTCGTAAACTCTATCTTTCTCTCCAGATGCGCTTCCCCCTGTGTACCTTATTAGCATAGCACTCACTCTGCTAAATAAGTTTCCTATCTCGTTGGAAAGCTCTCCAGTGAGTCTGTTTCTCAAACCTTCTTGTGTTATGTCCCCATCTTGACCGAAAGGTACCTCCCTCAAAAGGAAGTATCTCATCTCATCAAGCCCATAGTCTTTAACCATCCTGTAGGGATCTATGACGTTACCTAAGGATTTGGACATCTTTTTACCTTCCACTTTCCACCAGCCGTGAGCAAAGATACGCTCAGGCACTTGATAGCCCACGGACATGAGGAAGGCAGGCCAATAAACCGCGTGAAACCTCAAGATGTCTTTGCCTACAAGATGCAGATCGGCAGGCCAGTAGTGAGGTCTGTCCCAAAGTGCGGATATGTAATTGAAGAGGGCGTCAAACCATACGTATATGGTTTGTTCTTTGTCAAAGGGTACTTCTATACCCCACCTCACCCTGGCTGTAGGTCTTGTGACAGAAAGGTCTTTAAGTCCCTGTTTTACGAAACTCACAACCTCGTTCTTCCTGTATTCGGGCATAATAAAGTCCTGATGCCATTCGTAAAGTCTCAAAAGCTCTTCCCCATACTTGGAAAGTCTGAAGAAGTAAGAAGGTTCTTTTAGATACTCGCAGGGTCTTAAGTGTATGGGGCAGATATTTCCGTCAAGGAGTTCGCTCTCGGGCTTAAACTCCTCACAGCCTACACAGTAATATCCTTCATACTCACCCTTGTATATGTCTCCCCTTTCGTAACTCTTTATGAACATCTCCTGAACGAACCTTACATGCTCCTCGTCCGTAGTCCTTATGAATCTGTCGTAACTTATTTTCATAAATTCCCACAGTTTCTTGAAGTTCTCCGCATTTTGGTCTGCAAGCTCCTTGGGTGATATGCCCTTTTCCTCTGCGGACTTCTGTATCTTTAACCCATGTTCATCTGTGCCTGTCAAGAAAAAAACATCGTATCCCCTTTGCCTGTAAAACCTTGCCAGAGTGTCCGCAGCTATAGTGGTATAAGCATGCCCGATATGGGGTATATCGTTCACGTAATATATGGGTGTAGTTACGTAAAACTTCATAACTCAGTACTCACCTGACATGAGCTTTTTATAAAAGCTCTCTGGAAGGAATGCATGTCTGTGCATATCCGCACTGTAGAGTTTGGTCTGAACGCTCACCTGTCTTGATGGTTCTCTAACAGGGTGCTTTTTTGACGCTATGGAAAAAGTCCACCAATAGCCTGCATATCCCGGTATCACCGCAGTATAAAGATCCACCACGGAAAATACCTTTTTGAGGGACTTTTGTACCCTTCTAACTATGTCCGCATGATAGTGGATGGATTCCGTTTGACCAACGTATATGCCATCTTCTTTCAAAGCCCTGAAAACGTACCTGAAAAACTCGTCGGTGGTCAAGACGTGCGCAAACCCAACAGGATCCGTAGAATCAACTATTATCACATCAAACTCCTGCTCGTAATCCTGCACGTACCTGTAGCCGTCCTCATTCAAAACTATGACCCTTGGGTCTTCAAAAGCTACTGACATGGTAGGGAAAAATCTTTTTGAAACCTCTATAACTTCCCTGTCTATGTCAACCAGAACCGCCCTTTTTACTTCCTTATGCTTTAGTACCTCCCTTAAAGCACCGCCGTCACCTCCCCCTATTATGAGGACATTTTCAGGGTTAGGATGTGCATAAAGTGGGATGTGCGATATAAACTCATGATAAATAAACTCAAACCTCTCATCACACTGAGCTACACCATCAAGAACTAAAACCTTGCCAAAGTTAGGAGATTCAATAACCATTATCTCCTGATACTCGCTTTTGCCCTCGTAAAGGATCTTGGAAACAGGATAGCAATGTCTTACGGGAGCGTAAGGATCACGCTCAATGAAGAACACATCCATCATCTCTCATCCACCTCTTGAGTTTTTGATAGATTATATAACAAAAGTACATCCGATACGGAAAGCTCCTCCACCCTGACTAAGGGATCCACACCTGCTTTTTTGAGTATGTCCTCACTCAGCTTGTTTTTTATAGCTTTTCTCTTCATAGAATACAATTTTACGAGAAAGCTCTTGTAATCTTTCACATCTTTAACCTCATTCCAACTTTCTTTTCTCACAAACTCAAGAACTGCGGACTGAACTTTGGGTGGAGGTAAAAAGAACCTTGCAGGCACACTCATCACGTATCTAAGTTGGTAAAAAGTTCTCACAAAGGTGGAGAGCCATGAAGATCCTTTGAGCAGTTTTTCAGCTACTTCCTTCTGAAGCATGTAAAGGGCAAAAGGGATGCACTTTCTGTGGATAACTGTGT
This genomic interval from Hydrogenobacter sp. contains the following:
- a CDS encoding glycosyltransferase family 2 protein, which codes for MLSVLIRARNEEKNIQRAIKSAQPIADEIIVLDSGSKDNTVVLAKELGAKVFFKEWEGYSKQLNYGLSLCQGEWVLVLDADEELTQDLRSSIKRAIASQEYQVYMLNRRTYYLGRFLSHAWQPEWRVRLFKKEAVRFEGELHERAIYSGKAGKLKGYLNHYSFKSLHHHYIKSIEYAKIMARSMKREGKDFKLYNLLINPLWDAFKVYFLKLGFLDGVRGLSVAFSTFFYVFLKYLFLLELELEERYGEELWK
- the speE gene encoding polyamine aminopropyltransferase, whose translation is MMDVFFIERDPYAPVRHCYPVSKILYEGKSEYQEIMVIESPNFGKVLVLDGVAQCDERFEFIYHEFISHIPLYAHPNPENVLIIGGGDGGALREVLKHKEVKRAVLVDIDREVIEVSKRFFPTMSVAFEDPRVIVLNEDGYRYVQDYEQEFDVIIVDSTDPVGFAHVLTTDEFFRYVFRALKEDGIYVGQTESIHYHADIVRRVQKSLKKVFSVVDLYTAVIPGYAGYWWTFSIASKKHPVREPSRQVSVQTKLYSADMHRHAFLPESFYKKLMSGEY
- a CDS encoding glutamine-synthetase adenylyltransferase, whose product is MFPVEWWQLAERRLVNPQRAKESLEELLKRHRNPQTLINYLNQRRFTLLLELLDHSDCIRKFLINHPEDFQNTIPGLWYVTKRKEDYLKELRELITDSLPEDEFSKRLAYYRHRELMRILSKEILKTAKLEDLLVEYSHLPDAMLELAYERAFREFSEFYGKPIEENNREATGCVVALGKLGSFELNYYSDIDIMFLHSSDKGFAGKLSLNEFFSKVFQKVFTLMSNVTPEGKPYEVDLDLRPFGRSGPISMSLRSAELYYESYGRIWERFALLRARFSAGDEDLYQSFERDVRIPFVFKRSVDYKIIEEVQFIKAQILAQAKRQTYEAVNIKLCEGGIRELEFAVQSLVLLLGGKFPFLRESNTFKAIWRLNQKGVFSNEEAKFLEEAYEFLRKIEHRVQTYRCIQTQKLTKEDIPIIAKMMGYEPEEFEKKIGIYTKGVSNIFKSVIPSGEEKEPEPIQQAILTEDFVHAKEILSKLGFKNPVRTYNILLSYVHGREGINLSNYERKKLLEMLPKIVSYMSASPDPDETLNNFDKFFSNPTGRKVILSPSKEDVIKILCKVFSLSSYLSTLVSRNPDLVEDLLTLYQDFPEESLLQEEFEKYESTLKLSLENTFRRFKKVWEVRISLVYLAKKDDKYAKLKDFFKSLTDLADFIMKKLWEKLDLFRENMTLIALGKYGSSELSIGSDLDLVFVGRDHRDERVSLVQNFIRFLTTHTREGYLYDVDFRLRPMGTKGQLIPSLDFYKEYFSKYARTWERLAWTRCRYIAGDQDLYDHFELILENFLFDKPMGKEQKEDIKTIRSALEAQAKKGAETIDLKFAPGGIIDGEFLAQYFIILERMREPSMIKAYEKLVEKHPILKKAYEHYMFLRLVETRLRLSKERGTSVLSAQDITKIANSLSMDRDEFLEDLKLRMREMREIFLEVFE
- the metG gene encoding methionine--tRNA ligase, which translates into the protein MKFYVTTPIYYVNDIPHIGHAYTTIAADTLARFYRQRGYDVFFLTGTDEHGLKIQKSAEEKGISPKELADQNAENFKKLWEFMKISYDRFIRTTDEEHVRFVQEMFIKSYERGDIYKGEYEGYYCVGCEEFKPESELLDGNICPIHLRPCEYLKEPSYFFRLSKYGEELLRLYEWHQDFIMPEYRKNEVVSFVKQGLKDLSVTRPTARVRWGIEVPFDKEQTIYVWFDALFNYISALWDRPHYWPADLHLVGKDILRFHAVYWPAFLMSVGYQVPERIFAHGWWKVEGKKMSKSLGNVIDPYRMVKDYGLDEMRYFLLREVPFGQDGDITQEGLRNRLTGELSNEIGNLFSRVSAMLIRYTGGSASGEKDRVYEVFCREVIRDYEQRMKNLDFYNALEAVLKLSSFLNKYVDEKAPWSLAKSDEGKLRSILYNLTDGLFVLAYLLQPFMPEKMETVVKNMSLGKVVKNIEPYTFSSYTLKEKLLLFPRRI
- the rsmA gene encoding 16S rRNA (adenine(1518)-N(6)/adenine(1519)-N(6))-dimethyltransferase RsmA, encoding MRRKKSQTQGVRTLRSLSFKRTLRLKKSYGQHLLVSPGVIKAIVKHALIEEGDVLVEIGPGTGNLTRELLNSPLKKLYLIEIDPQMIQELVNIKDERLSIVQADATEFDFCSFGEKLKLIGNLPYNVASLIIENTVIHRKCIPFALYMLQKEVAEKLLKGSSWLSTFVRTFYQLRYVMSVPARFFLPPPKVQSAVLEFVRKESWNEVKDVKDYKSFLVKLYSMKRKAIKNKLSEDILKKAGVDPLVRVEELSVSDVLLLYNLSKTQEVDER